One Setaria italica strain Yugu1 chromosome II, Setaria_italica_v2.0, whole genome shotgun sequence DNA segment encodes these proteins:
- the LOC101776276 gene encoding uncharacterized protein LOC101776276, whose product MEAAYYLFRSGRPEAATACEEQEEDIGSPSESSESSSPSTSGESSELDDDASSSSSTTGSDRFEMSGHMTELPFKRGLSRFFDGKSQSFASLAAVGLLFMLFLYAYHVRKKRRQRREQDPAPPMQQKSAGGRRSPRAESSVEA is encoded by the coding sequence ATGGAGGCCGCGTACTACTTGTTCCGCAGCGGGAGGCCGGAGGCGGCCACCGCGtgcgaggagcaggaggaggacatCGGCTCGCCGTCGGAGTCCTCCgagtcgtcgtcgccgtccacgTCCGGGGAGTCTTCCGAGCTCGACGACGacgcgagctcctcctcctccaccaccggctcTGACCGCTTTGAGATGTCCGGCCACATGACGGAGCTCCCCTTCAAGAGGGGCCTGTCCAGGTTCTTCGACGGCAAGTCCCAGTCCTTTGCCTCGCTCGCCGCCGTGGGTCTCCTCTTCATGCTATTCCTGTACGCGTACCACGTCAGGAAGAAGAGGCGCCAGCGGAGGGAGCAGGACCCAGCGCCGCCGATGCAGCAGAAGAGCGCCGGAGGACGACGAAGCCCGCGAGCGGAGTCCAGCGTGGAAGCGTGA
- the LOC101776673 gene encoding uncharacterized protein LOC101776673 has protein sequence MRSSSYCESNCAPPLCYLPCLPKSKDDAGGDLASGSPSPAAVTEDKPPVVQKIEEAAAAPGGDDDDEKGCKEVAVASKSCLKRADCADSSKNVVKGNVKWKDLLGKDLTQVKEFEPSESGDSDDDEDTGACTCVIQ, from the exons ATGAGGAGTTCTTCCTACTGTGAGAGCAACTGCGCTCCTCCCCTGTGCTACCTGCCCTGCCTCCCCAAATCCAAAGACGATGCAGGGGGTGATCTGGCATCCGGGTCTCCAAGCCCGGCCGCTGTCACCGAGGACAAGCCGCCCGTGGTCCAGAAGATTGAGgaagccgcggcggcgcccggcggcgatgatgatgatgagaaagGCTGtaaggaggtggcggtggcttcCAAGAGCTGCTTGAAGAGAGCTGATTGTGCGGACAGCAGTAAGAATGTGGTGAAAGGCAATGTGAAGTGGAAGGATTTGTTGGGGAAGGATCTCACACAAGTCAAAGAATTCGAGCCAAG CGAATCCGGAGACTCGGACGATGATGAAGACACCGGCGCCTGCACCTGTGTCATCCAATGA
- the LOC101777093 gene encoding folate-biopterin transporter 1, chloroplastic, with amino-acid sequence MASGGSAGRDPYDEEAGGRRPLELDGRDAAAASSSDHRPGNAMPRYQVGSTKDDTSSRYAEGSQQPSTDDVRKSKSGSRYYTAFGVDLSPDNMAVAIVYFVQGVLGLARLAVSFYLKDDLHLNPAETAVVSGFSSLPWLIKPLYGFISDSIPLFGYRRRSYLFLSGLLGALSWSLMATVVSSKYSAASSILLGSLSVAFSDVVVDSMVVERARGESQSTSGSLQSLCWGSSAFGGIVSAYFSGSLVDTYGVRFVFGVTAFLPLMTSAVAVLVNEHRMPFGERTILLSGSGFVESSKQHVRQLWTSVKQPSIFLPTLFIFLWQATPQSDSAMFFFITNKLGFTPEFLGRVKLVTSIASLLGVGIYNYFLKEIPLRKIFLVTTIIGSALGMTQVLLVTGLNRQFGISDEWFSIGDSLIITVLSQASFMPVLVLAAKLCPPGMEATLFATLMSISNAGSVTGGLVGAGLTKVFGVTRDTFGNLPLLIVVCNLSSLLPLPLLGLLPEESGDTNNGETKHN; translated from the exons ATGGCCTCCGGAGGCTCGGCCGGACGCGACCCGTacgacgaggaggccggcggccgccgccccctcgaGCTGGACGGccgtgacgccgccgccgcctcgtcctccgACCACCGGCCTG GGAATGCCATGCCTAGATATCAAGTGGGCTCCACGAAGGATGATACGAGTAGTAGATATGCTGAGGGGTCACAGCAACCCAGTACAGATGATGTGCGCAAGAGCAAGTCTGGGTCGAGATACTATACAGCATTTGGGGTGGATCTGTCCCCAGATAATATGGCAGTTGCCATTGTATATTTTGTGCAAGGGGTTTTAGGTCTTGCACGGCTTGCTGTGAGCTTTTATTTGAAAGATGATCTTCATCTCAATCCAGCTGAG ACTGCAGTTGTATCTGGTTTCTCATCCTTGCCATGGTTGATCAAGCCCCTCTATGGCTTTATCAG TGATTCCATTCCACTCTTTGGATATCGAAGAAGGTCATACCTTTTTCTGTCAGGGTTACTTGGAGCACTTTCATGGAGTTTGATGGCCACAGTAGTGAGCAGTAAATACAGTGCTGCATCCTCTATTCTTCTTGGGTCACTTTCTGTTGCCTTTTCGGATGTT GTAGTGGACTCTATGGTTGTTGAAAGAGCCCGTGGAGAATCTCAAAGTACATCTGGATCTCTCCAGTCTCTCTGTTGGGGATCTTCTGCCTTTGGAGGAATTGTGAGTGCCTACTTCAGCGGTTCACTTGTGGATACTTACGGAGTAAG ATTTGTCTTTGGTGTTACAGCATTTTTACCCCTGATGACATCTGCTGTTGCAGTTCTTGTAAATGAACATCGCATGCCTTTCGGAGAACGTACTATCTTACTCTCTGGTTCAGGATTTGTTGAGAGCTCTAAGCAGCACGTCAGACAGCTTTGGACTTCAGTAAAGCAACCTAGCATTTTCTTGCCAACCTTGTTTATATTCCTTTGGCAAGCAACACCGCAGTCAGATTCTGCTATGTTTTTCTTCAT CACAAATAAGCTTGGATTCACTCCAGAGTTTCTAGGTCGTGTGAAGCTTGTTACCTCTATTGCATCCCTGCTTGGTGTTGGGATATACAACTATTTTCTGAAGGAAATTCCTCTAAGAAAAATCTTTCTTGTGACAACCATCATAGGTTCAGCTCTTGGGATGACACAG GTGCTTCTCGTAACTGGGCTTAATCGGCAGTTTGGGATCAGTGATGAGTGGTTCTCTATTGGTGATTCATTAATCATCACAGTCCTTAGTCAG GCTTCATTTATGCCGGTCTTGGTGTTAGCTGCAAAATTGTGCCCTCCAGGGATGGAAGCCACTTTATTTGCAACTTTGATGTCCATTTCCAATGCTGGAAGTGTTACTGGTGGTCTGGTTGGTGCTGGTCTAACAAAGGTTTTTGGGGTCACCAGGGACACCTTTGGGAATTTACCTCTCTTGATTGTGGTCTGCAATCTTAGTTCGCTGTTGCCCTTACCTCTTTTAGGCCTCCTGCCAGAGGAATCAGGTGACACAAATAATGGAGAAACAAAACATAACTGA
- the LOC101777773 gene encoding uncharacterized protein LOC101777773 encodes MRVHPAPRKRTIAVQRCGAAAAAAAAGAALGGKKLRRLPHIFAKVLELPFAADADVSVEEDAAALRFVAAAVDGFSPAGARAHAVEIHPGVTKVVVRDLSSGGAHGDDDGAAAFELDRWRFRLPPCTLPAMATATYAEGELVVTVPKGAGPDDGDGDGATVLGGTESVLVLV; translated from the coding sequence ATGAGGGTCCACCCGGCCCCGCGGAAGCGGACCATCGCCGTGCAGCGCTGcggggccgcggccgcggccgcggcggcgggggccgcgcTGGGAGGCAAGAAGCTGCGCCGCCTGCCGCACATCTTCGCCAAGGTGCTGGAGCTCCCGTTCGCGGCCGACGCGGACGTATCCGtcgaggaggacgcggcggcgctgcggttCGTCGCCGCGGCGGTCGACGGGTTCTCCCCCGCGGGCGCCCGCGCGCACGCCGTCGAGATCCACCCGGGGGTCACCAAGGTCGTCGTCCGGGacctctcctccggcggcgcccacggcgacgacgacggggcCGCGGCGTTCGAGCTCGACCGGTGGCGATTCCGCCTCCCGCCCTGCACGCTCcccgccatggccaccgccaCCTACGCCGAGGGCGAGCTCGTCGTCACCGTCCCCAAGGGCGCCGGACCcgatgacggcgacggcgacggcgccactGTCCTTGGAGGCACGGAGAGCGTCCTTGTGCTTGTATAG
- the LOC101778584 gene encoding uncharacterized protein LOC101778584 codes for MAVWPASLLIAVLSFCEAVRAIRTHGGGGGYVSAVGDPGMRRDGLRVAWEAWNFCNEVGQEAPGMGSPRGADCFDLETSAGEHGQPVYEVVHRVTDADNDLRAGNPFPGAPANATVTDVDRYAAAKELYLGGLCQVPDNPAPWQFWMVMLKNGNLDTTAAICPENGRRARPFPQTSRFPCPGGAGRCMNQPLVFHNRTALDDAGRWLRGGLFGTYELDAADPGSGDVSYYSVTWEKEVAASAGAGGWAFHHKLRTSNEYPWLMLYLRSDATRGFSGGYHYDTRGMTKQVPESPDFKVRVTLEVKQGGGPNSQFYLMDMGSCWKNDGRPCDGDAATDVTRYSEMIINPETPAWCRPSRIDQCPPWHTFRNGTRVHRTDAARFPYGAYHVYCSPGNARRAEQPTTYCDAYSNPQPQEILQLLPHPVWGEFGYPTAKGQGWVGDPRAWELDVGALSQALYFYQDPGTPAARRRWTSLDVGTEIYVSENAEAEWTLSGFDILVPDTCIKSQQEGTAGNSCW; via the exons ATGGCCGTGTGGCCGGCCTCCCTCCTCATCGCCGTTCTCTCGTTCTGCGAGGCAGTACGGGCCATCAGgacgcacggcggcggcggcggctatgtCTCCGCGGTCGGGGACCCCGGCATGCGGCGCGACGGCCTCCGCGTGGCCTGGGAGGCCTGGAACTTTTGCAACGAGGTCGGCCAGGAGGCCCCCGGCATGGGCAGCCCCCGCGGCGCCGACTGCTTCGATCTCG AGACTAGCGCTGGCGAGCACGGCCAGCCGGTGTACGAGGTGGTGCACCGGGTGACCGACGCCGACAACGACCTCCGCGCGGGCAACCCGTTCCCGGGGGCGCCGGCGAACGCGACCGTCACCGACGTCGACCGCTACGCGGCGGCCAAGGAGCTCTACCTCGGTGGCCTGTGCCAGGTGCCTGACAACCCTGCGCCGTGGCAGTTCTGGATGGTCATGCTCAAGAACGGCAACCTCGACACCACCGCGGCCATCTGCCCGGAGAACGGCCGCCGGGCACGCCCGTTCCCGCAGACTTCCCGGTTCCCCTGCCCGgggggcgccggccggtgcaTGAACCAGCCGCTGGTGTTCCATAACCGCACCGCGCTCGACGACGCCGGCCGGTGGCTGCGCGGCGGTCTCttcggcacctacgagctggaCGCCGCGGATCCCGGCAGCGGCGACGTGTCCTACTACTCCGTCACGTGGGagaaggaggtggcggcgagcgccggcgccggcgggtgggCGTTCCACCACAAGCTGCGGACGTCAAACGAGTACCCGTGGCTGATGCTGTACCTGCGCTCCGACGCCACCAGGGGATTCTCCGGCGGCTACCACTACGACACCAGGGGCATGACCAAACAGGTGCCGGAATCGCCGGACTTCAAGGTGCGCGTGACGCTGGAGGTGAAGCAGGGCGGCGGTCCCAACAGCCAGTTCTACCTGATGGACATGGGCAGCTGCTGGAAGAACGACGGCCGGCCgtgcgacggcgacgccgcgacGGACGTGACGCGGTACAGCGAGATGATCATCAACCCGGAGACGCCGGCGTGGTGCCGGCCGTCGAGGATCGACCAGTGCCCGCCGTGGCACACCTTCCGGAACGGCACCCGCGTGCACCGCACCGACGCCGCCCGCTTCCCCTACGGCGCGTACCACGTCTACTGCTCCCCCGGGAACGCGCGGCGCGCCGAGCAGCCCACCACCTACTGCGACGCCTACAGCAACCCGCAGCCGCAGGAGATCCTGCAGCTCCTGCCACACCCGGTGTGGGGCGAGTTCGGCTACCCCACGGCCAAGGGGCAGGGCTGGGTCGGCGACCCCAGGGCCTGGGAGCTCGACGTCGGCGCCCTGTCCCAGGCGCTCTACTTCTACCAGGACCCGggcacgccggcggccaggaGGCGGTGGACGTCGCTCGACGTGGGCACGGAGATATACGTCAGCGAGAACGCCGAGGCCGAGTGGACGCTCAGCGGGTTCGATATCCTTGTTCCGGACACTTGCATCAAGTCGCAGCAAGAAGGAACCGCCGGCAACAGTTGCTGGTAG